Below is a window of Humulus lupulus chromosome 2, drHumLupu1.1, whole genome shotgun sequence DNA.
AGCATCATCTATTGCCCCACACTTTGCATACATGTCCACAAGTGATGTTCTCAGCACCAAAGTAAGAGGCAATTCATTCTCAACTATATAATTATGCATCAATCTCCCATTCTCAAGTTCACCTGTGTGTGCAATAGCGCACAAGACACTCACCATTGTCACCTCATTTGCTTTGATTCCCACATACTGCATTCTCTTGAATAAGGTCAAAGCCTCCAAATACTCTCCATTTTTAACATACCCATCAATCAAAGAACTCCAAGACACAATATCCCGGTCTGGCATCAGCTCAAACACTTGTCTTGCCGAATTCATATCCTTACATTTTGCATACCCATCCATCATGACAGTCCAGGAAACCACGTTTCTTTGAGTCAAATTATCAAACACCTTGCGTGCATATAGAATATAGCCGCAACTAGCATACATATGAATCAAAGTGTTTTGGATAAAAATATCAGTCTCATAGCCATGTTTGGCAACCAAAGCATGCACTATCTCTCCAAACTCTCTCTTCAACAGGGAAGAAGAGGCCtttataagaaaaagataagtaaATTGGTCCGGCTTGACCCCATTTCGCAACATTTGGATGAAAATCGAAATCGAGCGGTTTGGATTTGGGCTCTTAGCGTAACCTCGTATTACTATGTTCCAATTAAAAGTCGTTGGATAGGAGAGCTGCGATAGAAATCGAAAGGAGTAATCGGCACTGCCCATATGGGATAAGGCCGAGAAAGAAATGATTTTGGAGGCGAAAGAATCATGTTGGTGAAGTCCATAAGTGAGTAGAAGAGTATGAATCTGCTTAAGCTCAGCCATTGATTTGCATTTTTCAAGAAGAGCAAATAGGGTTTGGGATAAGCTCGCATTTTGTATGGGCAATGGTGGTTTTAACATTTATGGAACTGAACAGGGAGTTTGATCGTTCTCCAATGATTTAATTGGATAGGAAGATTAGTAGTACTTAACATTTGGAACACACAAATGGAATGATAATCCACATTACTTTGTCTGCTTTGTAAGTTTAGCTTTAGCAATGACTTTACATTGGAATTATAATTCCTTCCAATGGtggaattttcattcaacagctGAACAAATGGAAAGACATTTCCTTTGTTAATAAATAAGAGGGCTGCTAGGGCCCGACCTTATTTTAGATAATTttatagacatatatatatataatttgacaCGTGTATACTGATGTGCTTTTTAATTACTTAAAGATTCATTTTATACTATTTAGTTTACCACATCTACATATATATACTCATAGTTTTCTCTTGAGCTtatagttttattaaaaattcgcAGTACActtatttcattttattataataattaattgatTTGATACCTTGTTTTATTCGTTTCTTTTTTGCTTCCTTTTCTCAATGTCACGttcccacatatatatatatatatatatatatattttatatataatagaagttttttgttttaacaattttttatttttttttaatgttaactttaacataatactcttatatttaataaaatattcttatatttaatggtagtttgtaatacttaaacttaaataaaataaaataaataattaaaaaaaattgaaatatgatatttttaaaatatttataatgataattatttaaaaataataaataattaaacaaattaaaatgagatatttttaagatattttacaatgataattatttaaaaataataaaatcatgcattttataacttaaataaaatttaattaaacttaatctcacttattagaataatatcatattaaatatataatataatctattgtgaattagcaataaattttttttttaaatctagcaagaaacttaaatttaaaatccacctataatattcaatattatattaaacatataatatataattttttgtcgtcattcccaaattcaaaaaatagaataaacataaacttaaacaaaaataaataaattatttaattaaaataagatatttatttcaaactttatatgcattaatataaattttataaataaaactaaacaaacgtgtatTGCACTTTgtttgtatctaatatatatatatatatactagatacaagcaacatgcacgtttgtttagttttatttatagaatttatcaattatttttattaaatttatattaatgtcatataaattttaaataaatatcatattttaattaaataatttatttatttatatttaagtttatatttgttctaatttttagatttgggagtgacaacaatagattatatattatatgtttaatgtaatattaaatattatatgtggattttaaatttaaatttcttgctatttttttttaaaaaaaaaaaaagcaatttgttgtaagttgacaatagattatattatatattgacgtcgtttttcgtcaacagataaaagaagagagcacgcaaacaattaaagacaatggccaaaagaaacaaacgaatcaaacacacggttttttacgtggttcagcagttaaatctgcctagtccacgagtctctgttattaacctcaagattatctctgaacaattctttagcatgaattctacagagttttctctcaaggatcagaatttcggtcctttacaatggtgcatgccttccctatttatagagaaggatgccgaatactatcccacatatattgggtagttactcttttgtgaataaaaataaatggctttaaatgcctttaatcagataaaaaaggaaacgtccctgatgaccagggaacgcataactgactaaataatatcccacgattcttggggatttacatcaataaatgaggattacatctcatgcttacaatactggtagatattcaaggtggttatagcgtatcttcaaggctttaacatttcaggtttcatgtcattatgCGAGCCattgacatctcccgagctaacgtttctttcgagatgggatatcgagctcaagaaccatgctccgaaagtcctgaagatgaaggtgttctcagagctacctttcgagatcaccgcatttgAGATCATACATCATACCTTGCAGGTTCGACTTAcgatcctagatcactctaatcctctcGAGACCacttgttgcgaactcagctttcgaggtcatatttactatggctcgaaatctgggtataacattttgccccctcaaaagtatttgttcgaatcctaagagaaggaaacttttgaactactctttctgggaaccgtaccgtcacactcttgaaaatggacacgtgccagatgggtattgctcactttaggtacttgagtaccttgggaacacgcccacgatcgttcgtctgacaacttttcggcgccatcttgtcaccgattcccatccattcgatctgttgaggattttaaccaacgctcctgatcaatttagttttcccacctatatatataagacctcctcttcgtcttcttctttacgtttgttcatcgtaaaccagagggaaaaagaaaaacaagaaagccaTAAACTTTCTCAAGAAGCTTCCGTCccgcgcatgttttctcgacccaaaaaacaaaggaatcctggtctgttcgagtcagtgagttctttcttgcaacctcttctccactcgacgatttcactgcaatcaccatcactatgtaagtacgccatttttgttgttctttttatactatatttgctgtgtatgttagtttacgttcttagcatgatacgataggaggttttgaaccgataggtttttatgctttctggattttcactctggatgttcgtctctggtttatacccagtttcgacgtttgaatgtggttcctattttctgggttttgaaattcttaggcagcgtttcttgtacattaagctttcggataaaaacatgggctttgacaaatacacgaaacccaaaaacgcttttcctggctaaccgccactctcctttcccttgaatttcgggacttttaaaaaaaaaatcatccacgcttctttcctttcctgtggaacacgcgctctgactctttagtgggGGTCTTAATACTCAGTTTCTTGTCCTTATATCTCCGAGctcatcccatcgagctcgtgattcatgcatgcatggccctcaccattttttctttctcgttagatgtcacagaatccggaaagacggtgggggtcattacgagcagtcccttacgagcccaaatctccgagcccggaatcggtctttgcccggaaccaacgtcggataaaagaatacgagcttgcgcgcgagcaggaggatattcgagcccactatcgtcgtcagatagacgaggtcattgaaaagaagagaagagttcttcgggaagccatctatccggagcccaaccctggacctaggccaattcccctcgacccagcgttaaaagtcacggttgcataccacccaggggaactccagttttccttaatggcggagccttcgtcttcgcagcctaggagggagatgtttgaagccgaattctaccagagctcggttaccaccaccgaccaaataactgatatcttggccctccatggccttggttcgttggacacactgaagtgtcgagctccgacaaggcatgaacggagctgtttcgctcctgggggccgcgattccagtgtgaaatacgcggcctggagtcaggaacatataagggcaggagctttgctgcccctgaagtcctttttcagagacttcattgatttcgttgggttggctccattccaactcaacaccaactcatacagggtgctgtctgccctgaggtccttgttccacgagctggggtggacagggccttcaccccaagatattttatatctcttttgtttgaagagtaatccctcccgagctcggggaggagatggtttttactatctttcgagctaccccaaagagacaaagatctttgaagaccttccgaaccaccctcctgacttcaagaaggcttttttctggacagacgatctgtccccgtctcgacaccgttcgttcaggcggattcgtaagtgttctcgttactttctatttttaagcTCGGAATTTTTAGCcctaaaatccatatttagttgaagtgtacctcgtctttcagctaactttcagcgtcccacccctgacgaaacaatgaaggagcacagagaggctcTGCTCCGACTCCCatacggcaggaggtctctctcatttctattacatgaggacaagctacgggCTTGTGGGTTGTTAGGACAGGGCCaatcaacctctgactggtccagtaaaaaatatgaacgctgagaggaagtgccactgcccacaggcatccttcctccgaggagagaaaggaaagcatctctcccaattcgctctagaagtccgcggtcgggaaatgaggccaatgacgaagcctcgagttcggactccggaggaggtaaaacccttcctacttcgcgaatgtggtcccccactttgttaaaacacaggcccaatagactagtctcgtgcccacaggatagataccacttctacatatggagttgggtagatgactgtgtccataggtttgatagtgggctcgggaaatatgataccatgtacaccacggacgaggtgtggaatgggatagcggtgcagtatgggaccaatgactatagggacctctcgaagttatcaccaacttatagggaaggcactccccccgcctcttctgaagacgggggaatttcatggtccccaagctcgagctcggggaagagtctcagttaggttttttcttcaactggtttacatcttttcccaaagttattatcattgtttaactcactgtcattatgcaggtgccatgaatcccgacctcgatgtcgtgctctttagtgatgggggagctggcacccagaagagcaaacgcccgaggataccaaagaggcccgaccgacagtccaaggtacctaaacgtcacgagacgactcccacggcccagatcacTGCGAACACTTCCAAGGAGCCGACTGCCCAGGTTGATGGGTCAGGCCCTACTGCATCCATCTCGCAGCTTCCCACCGAGACCCGGTTAATAGTTGTtcggcctccgaagaaaccttctacctcaacggttcagctgccaacggcccgaactcatactgaggaatatgtacttgatggcgccgctgggacagaaggggcgattctcagctcggacgtcctttctcgtgtgggtcagagcttttctggctttggtgccgaccactgggacctcgtgcgcaaggcctcggactgcaacactctttatgagaagagtatcgaactctccgccgcggtagccttctcaactctatttagagtatttatgtctctgATTATAATTTTGATAGTatgtttgtgtttcaggcccttgttgtttcagcacaactcaactacaagctgaccaacgaggtgcaaacgagcttgtctctggctcaGAAGTCGAAGGATCTTGAGCTGAAGAtggctgacgagctcaaagactcgaagtctgaacttgaaaaattgaagacccgtctcgaggagcttgaaaagtcaaacgctgagctcgagaaggccaatgccaaactcgaagaggagaagtctgccaccctcaatttcatggagagcgagaagacccgcctcctgaATGAGTCGAAGGAGTagagggagaaagcggtcgaccaggccatgtacaaactttgggccgacaatgccgaGCTTGATACCatcttcctgggtcctctcgaagccacatatgttgagcggtggaatgcccgtcttttggcaagtgcagctgctcg
It encodes the following:
- the LOC133818849 gene encoding pentatricopeptide repeat-containing protein At5g08305 codes for the protein MLKPPLPIQNASLSQTLFALLEKCKSMAELKQIHTLLLTYGLHQHDSFASKIISFSALSHMGSADYSFRFLSQLSYPTTFNWNIVIRGYAKSPNPNRSISIFIQMLRNGVKPDQFTYLFLIKASSSLLKREFGEIVHALVAKHGYETDIFIQNTLIHMYASCGYILYARKVFDNLTQRNVVSWTVMMDGYAKCKDMNSARQVFELMPDRDIVSWSSLIDGYVKNGEYLEALTLFKRMQYVGIKANEVTMVSVLCAIAHTGELENGRLMHNYIVENELPLTLVLRTSLVDMYAKCGAIDDALELFRGGSMRKTDVLIWNTMIRGLATHGLVKESLDLFKEMGMIPIVPDEITYLCLLSACGHGGLVKEAWYFFECLNKNGMTPKSEHYACMVDVLTRAGHVAEAFQIVFEMPMKPIAEILGALLSGCINHGRLDLAEIVGRKLIEVEPDHDGRYVGLSNAYAIFQQWDEARRMREAMTRRGVKKSPGRSFV